The proteins below come from a single Molothrus aeneus isolate 106 chromosome 21, BPBGC_Maene_1.0, whole genome shotgun sequence genomic window:
- the UBIAD1 gene encoding ubiA prenyltransferase domain-containing protein 1 codes for MGPAELVQKISISAESPRGSESGGAALAGADGAGGGSWRHKCAAYVLALRPWSFSASLTPVALGSALAYRAEGTLDPGLLLGSAVTVLAVHGAGNLVNTYYDFSKGIDHKKSDDRTLVDQILEPQDVVRFGVFLYTVGCICAAGLYAVSTLKLEHLALIYFGGLSSSFLYTGGIGFKYVALGDVVILITFGPLAVVFAHAVQVGYLSLTPLLYAVPLALSTEAILHSNNTRDMESDQQAGIVTLAILIGPTFSYMLYTVLLFLPYLIFCVLATRYTISMALPLLTIPMAFSLERQFRSQNFNKIPQRTAKLNLLLGLFYVFGITLAPAGALPKL; via the exons ATGGGaccagcagagctggtgcagaAGATCAGTATCAGCGCCGAGAGCCCCCGCGGGAGCGAGAGCGGCGGCGCGGCCTTGGCGGGCGCTGacggggccggcggcggcagCTGGAGACACAAGTGCGCGGCCTATGTGCTGGCGCTCCGGCCCTGGAGCTTCAGCGCCTCGCTCACCCCTGTGGCGCTGGGCAGCGCTCTGGCGTACCGGGCCGAGGGAACGCTGGacccggggctgctgctgggaagcgCCGTGACCGTCCTGGCTGTGCACGGGGCCGGTAACTTGGTGAATACCTATTACGACTTTTCCAAAGGCATCGATCACAAGAAGAGTGATGACAGGACATTGGTGGACCAGATTTTGGAGCCGCAGGATGTAGTCCGGTTTGGAGTCTTTCTCTACACCGTGGGCTGTATCTGCGCTGCTGGGCTCTACGCGGTCTCGACGCTGAAGCTGGAGCACCTGGCCCTGATTTACTTTGGAGGACTTTCTAGCTCCTTCCTTTATACCGGAG GAATTGGATTTAAATACGTTGCCCTTGGCGATGTGGTGATCCTGATCACCTTTGGGCCCCTGGCTGTGGTGTTTGCCCATGCAGTGCAGGTTGGTTACCTGTCCCTGACCCCCCTGCTCTACGCTGTCCCTCTGGCCCTCAGCACCGAGGCCATCCTGCACAGCAACAACACCCGGGACATGGAGTCAGACCAGCAGGCTGGGATTGTCACCTTGGCCATCCTCATTGGCCCCACCTTCTCCTACATGCTCTACActgtgctgctcttcctgccctACCTGATTTTCTGTGTGCTGGCCACACGTTACACCATCagcatggcactgcccctgctcaCCATCCCCATGGCATTTTCACTGGAGAGACAGTTCCGGAGTCAGAACTTCAACAAAATTCCTCAGAGGACAGCCAAACTCAATCTGCTGCTGGGGCTTTTCTATGTTTTTGGCATTACATTGGCACCAGCTGGTGCTCTGCCCAAACTGTGA